The genomic segment TAGCTTAAAATATTTAAAAATATAAAACTACAAAGTATGGAGCAAAATAACAAAGAAACAGTACTGGTCGCCATGAGCGGCGGGGTGGATAGCTCAGTCGCTGCAGCCCTGCTACACGAAAGGGGCTACCAGGTTATTGGCGTCACTATGAACCTTTGGGACTACGACCGGGTCGGCGGCAACATCAATAAAGACAGCGGTTGCTGCTCTATTGACACCATGGATGACGCTCGTGCCGTTTGCCACAAGTTAGGCGTCCCGCATTACATGGTTAATTTTCGAGAAGAGTTCGAGGCGGCGGTCACAAACAACTTTATTTCAGAGTACATGGACGGCCGCACTCCGAATCCGTGTGTTCGCTGCAATACTTACATCAAATGGGGCGTCTTGCTGCAGAAAGCCGAAGAGCTGGGAGCAAGTAAAATTGCAACTGGCCATTATGCCCGAGCCACATTTGATGAAAAAAGTGGCCGATATTTTTTGAAGCAGGGAAAGGACGGTCATAAGGATCAATCTTATGCACTTTGGGGAATACGCCAGCAAGGTCTTGAGCGTACCTTCTTTCCGGTTGGAGAATTCACCAAGCCTGAGATCAGACAGATTGCCCGCAATCTGGGACTAAGAACTGCTGAAAAGAAAGAGAGCCAGGAGATTTGCTTTATTCCTGATAACGACTATTCCCGCTATTTGCAAATGAAGCGGCCGGAATTAGAGACCCAGCTCCAGGATGGCGAAATTCTGGATCAGCAGGACAATCGACTCGGCGTGCATCGAGGATATCCGTTTTATACAATCGGTCAGCGCAAGGGAGTCGGAATTGCTACGGGCCAGCCGGTTTACGTGACCGAAATAGATGCTGGGAATAATCGGATTAAAGTTGGCTCAAACGATGACTTGCTTCACTCCGGTCTGGTTGCTGAGAGTATAAACTGGATTTCGATTGTATCTCTCAAAGAGGAAATTGAGATCGAAGCCAAGATTCGTTACAATGCTCCTGGAGCGCCTGCATGGATTCAACCAACATCAAATGGCAATGTGGAAGTTAAATTTAAAAAACCGCAGCGAGCCGTAACCCCCGGCCAATCC from the candidate division KSB1 bacterium genome contains:
- the mnmA gene encoding tRNA 2-thiouridine(34) synthase MnmA — encoded protein: MSGGVDSSVAAALLHERGYQVIGVTMNLWDYDRVGGNINKDSGCCSIDTMDDARAVCHKLGVPHYMVNFREEFEAAVTNNFISEYMDGRTPNPCVRCNTYIKWGVLLQKAEELGASKIATGHYARATFDEKSGRYFLKQGKDGHKDQSYALWGIRQQGLERTFFPVGEFTKPEIRQIARNLGLRTAEKKESQEICFIPDNDYSRYLQMKRPELETQLQDGEILDQQDNRLGVHRGYPFYTIGQRKGVGIATGQPVYVTEIDAGNNRIKVGSNDDLLHSGLVAESINWISIVSLKEEIEIEAKIRYNAPGAPAWIQPTSNGNVEVKFKKPQRAVTPGQSVVFYQDDLVVGGGIIESYVMHQG